Below is a window of Pedobacter africanus DNA.
CAATCCGGCCATATTGAACAGGTCATTCAGCGGAGGAACGGTTTTCATCATACCCGATACAAAATTGGCTGTTGATGAATTGCCATTCTCGCCGTTGCCATTACCAGAATCCCAAACCGTGATCTTATCGATTTTGATGTTCTTGACAGCCTCTACCTGGGTTTTTACCAGTTCCGGTAGTTTTTCAATCAATAACAACTGGAATGCCTTGGTCGGGTCGCCACCAGCAGCAGCTACTACTTCCCGGTAACCTTCGGCCTGCTTGGTCAGTATTTCAAATAAACCTTTTGCTTCGGCTTCCATCTTTGCATAGATCGCATCGGCTTCACCCTTTGCATTCTCCCTGATGGTCTCAGCATCTGCCTGTGCCTGTATAATTGCTTTCTGTTTTGCGATCTCTGCCGGGATTACAATGTTCGCAATCTGTGTCGACCTTTCTCGTTCTGAACGGGCAGTTTCGGCCTTTTGTTCTGCCAGGTAAGCTGCTTCCAAAGCCTGTGCCTGTTGTACCTTTTCAGCAGAAACAGCTATTTTCAAAGATTCCGCTTCTTTTTCACGACGTAAAGCATCAGAGTTGGCAATATTGATTTTTGCCTCATTCTCTCCTTTTACCGCAAGGGCATTCGCCTCAGATGTTTTGATACGGGTATCCCTTTCTGCTTCGGCCTTACCAATGGCTTCATCTTTCACTGCCGCTGCGATGCTTACTTCCCTGTCTTTTTGCGTGATGGCAATTTTTATGTCGCGTTCGCGCTGGGTTTCGGCTATCTGTACGTCTTTTTCCCGGTCGGCAATGGCTTTCCCGGTTTCCCCGATTTTGGTCTGCTCGGCCACACTGATCAGGGCTTCGTTAATCGCCTTTGCAGCAGCTTCTTTACCAAGGGCTTCAATATAGCCCGATTCGTCCTTGATGTCCGTAACGTTAACATTGATCAGTTTAAGGCCGATCTTTTTCAATTCGGTATCTACGTTCTTGGAGATATTGTCCAGAAATTTGTCCCTGTCGGAATTGATCTCCTCTATGGTCATGGTTGCAATAACCAAACGCAGCTGCCCGAACAGGATGTCCTTGGCCAGCTCCTGAATGTCGGTAGGGGCAAGGCCCAGCAAACGTTCTGCAGCATTGTTCATGCTGTCGGTTTCTGTAGAAATGGCGATGGTGAAACGGCATGGAACATCCACCCTGATGTTCTGCCTGCTCAGCGCATTCACCAGATTGGCTTCTATGGAAATGGGTTTAAGGTCAAGGTAAGCGAAATCCTGGATAACCGGCCATATAAAGGCACCGCCACCATGGATACATTTTGCTGATGTGCCGCCGGTTTTTCCGTAAATGACCAGGATCTTGTCAGAGGGGCATCTTTTGTAACGGGCAATCAGGGCCGATAAGGTTACAAAAATAACGATAACACCCACAAGAATGAGGGTAAGAGGTGATTGTAAGAGGTCTTGCATGCTAAATTCTTTCTACGAGTACGAGGTTTTGGTTTATTGTTTTAATGATTCTGATGGTTGCCCCGCTTTCCAGTAGTTCTCCATCGGTAATGGCATCGAGTTCTTTAAATGAGCCATGGATGCTGACATGGATTTTTCCATTGCCGCTGCGGTTTGCAGGGATGCGCAGGTATACTGAGCCGGATTTGTCCAGTGTACTTTCTATTTTAAAAGTATTGTCTTCCGCCAGTTTCTGGATTTGCCGGATGATGACAAAGAACAACAGGATAAAGCCTATGCCCACCGCTACGGATAGCGCAATTAACAGTGGTTTGTTATCGATAACCCTGAAAAATGAAATACCGGTCCAGCTTAACCCTAAAAGGAAATTGATCAGGTTCCGGAAAGAGAAGAGCTGAAAAGGCGCATCAGCATGATCTAAATTGCCGTCAAAATCTGCATCTATACCGTCCGCTGAATCAATACCGATAAAGGTCATGACGGTTTGAATTGCAAATACCAGGCTTACAGGAATTGCGATAAACCAAAAGATCCTCAATAAAGGGTCAAGAGTGTTAAAATAGTCCATAGGCGTAAAAATATAATTTTTCTGAAGATAAAGAAAAATAAAGGCAAGACAGAAAACCTGCATTGCTGAATTTAAAATTTGTAAATTTGCTTAAAGGGGATTTTAAGCATGAAGGCCTACCATACGCTTGCTGATATTGAACTCGTTGCTTTATTAAAAGAAAGTAACCGGGATGCCTTTGCGGAAATATACAACAGGTATAAAGGTATTTTATTCGTTCACGCCTATAAACGTTTGCTGAACAGGGATGAAGCCGAGGATGCTGTACATGACTTATTTGCTGCTTTATGGGCCGGCAGGGTAAATTTCAATTTGCAGACCGGTAATTTACCGGGCTACCTGTACAGTGCCGTAAGGAACCGGGTGCTGAAGGTGATTGCCAAAAGACAATTTGCCGAGGGCTATTTGGCCTCGGTGGCAGAAATGGAAAACACGGCAACCGACTACAGGGCCAGAGAGAACCAGTTAAAAGCGATTATCGAAAGGGAAGTGGCCCTGCTGCCTCCCAAAATGCGCGAGGTATTTGAACTGAGCAGAAATGCCCAGCTCTCGCATAAGGAAATTGCCGCTCAGCTGGAGGTTAGCGAAAAGACAGTGAAAAACCAGATCAATAATGCGCTGA
It encodes the following:
- a CDS encoding flotillin family protein; this encodes MQDLLQSPLTLILVGVIVIFVTLSALIARYKRCPSDKILVIYGKTGGTSAKCIHGGGAFIWPVIQDFAYLDLKPISIEANLVNALSRQNIRVDVPCRFTIAISTETDSMNNAAERLLGLAPTDIQELAKDILFGQLRLVIATMTIEEINSDRDKFLDNISKNVDTELKKIGLKLINVNVTDIKDESGYIEALGKEAAAKAINEALISVAEQTKIGETGKAIADREKDVQIAETQRERDIKIAITQKDREVSIAAAVKDEAIGKAEAERDTRIKTSEANALAVKGENEAKINIANSDALRREKEAESLKIAVSAEKVQQAQALEAAYLAEQKAETARSERERSTQIANIVIPAEIAKQKAIIQAQADAETIRENAKGEADAIYAKMEAEAKGLFEILTKQAEGYREVVAAAGGDPTKAFQLLLIEKLPELVKTQVEAVKNIKIDKITVWDSGNGNGENGNSSTANFVSGMMKTVPPLNDLFNMAGLNLPTYLKGTDEAGSPVDTIINKPGEDKKA
- a CDS encoding serine protease gives rise to the protein MDYFNTLDPLLRIFWFIAIPVSLVFAIQTVMTFIGIDSADGIDADFDGNLDHADAPFQLFSFRNLINFLLGLSWTGISFFRVIDNKPLLIALSVAVGIGFILLFFVIIRQIQKLAEDNTFKIESTLDKSGSVYLRIPANRSGNGKIHVSIHGSFKELDAITDGELLESGATIRIIKTINQNLVLVERI
- a CDS encoding RNA polymerase sigma factor, with the protein product MKAYHTLADIELVALLKESNRDAFAEIYNRYKGILFVHAYKRLLNRDEAEDAVHDLFAALWAGRVNFNLQTGNLPGYLYSAVRNRVLKVIAKRQFAEGYLASVAEMENTATDYRARENQLKAIIEREVALLPPKMREVFELSRNAQLSHKEIAAQLEVSEKTVKNQINNALKILRVKLGLFVFLYFLINH